Proteins from a genomic interval of Pyramidobacter porci:
- a CDS encoding putative hydro-lyase yields MTLPFDVAPFRSAHPREMRRLIREEKWIYPTSGLCHCHVQANLIVLPKEWAYDFLVFAQRNPKPCPILDVTEPGDGEAKLIAPGSDVRTDIPRYRVWKDGELIDEPTSVAKYWREDLVAFLLGCSFSFEGALLEAGIPIRHIDMNCNVPMYVTNIQNRPAGRLSGPMVVSMRPVKHKQVPKAVLATGRFPAVHGAPVHIGDPAAIGIKNIDKPEFGDPVEIREGETPVFWACGVTPQAVLMKSKPPFAITHAPGHMFIGDPKDVDYAVF; encoded by the coding sequence ATGACGTTGCCGTTTGATGTCGCGCCCTTTCGTTCCGCGCATCCGCGGGAAATGCGCCGGCTGATCCGCGAGGAAAAATGGATCTATCCCACGTCGGGGCTCTGCCATTGTCACGTGCAGGCGAACCTGATCGTTTTGCCCAAGGAGTGGGCCTACGATTTCCTCGTGTTTGCCCAGCGCAATCCCAAGCCCTGTCCGATCCTCGACGTCACCGAACCCGGAGATGGCGAGGCAAAGCTCATCGCTCCCGGATCGGACGTTCGCACCGACATCCCCAGATACCGGGTCTGGAAAGACGGCGAGCTGATCGACGAACCGACGAGCGTCGCAAAATACTGGCGGGAGGATTTGGTCGCCTTCCTGCTCGGCTGTTCCTTCAGCTTCGAGGGGGCGCTGCTGGAAGCGGGGATCCCCATCCGTCATATCGACATGAACTGCAACGTGCCTATGTACGTCACCAACATTCAGAACAGGCCGGCGGGACGTCTCTCGGGGCCGATGGTGGTCAGCATGCGCCCGGTAAAGCACAAGCAGGTGCCCAAAGCGGTGCTGGCGACGGGAAGGTTTCCGGCTGTTCATGGCGCGCCCGTTCACATCGGAGACCCTGCTGCCATCGGCATCAAGAACATCGACAAACCTGAATTCGGCGATCCGGTGGAGATCCGCGAGGGCGAAACGCCGGTCTTCTGGGCCTGCGGCGTCACGCCGCAGGCGGTGCTGATGAAGAGCAAGCCGCCCTTCGCCATCACTCACGCCCCCGGACATATGTTCATCGGCGACCCGAAGGACGTGGATTACGCCGTTTTCTAG
- a CDS encoding YfcC family protein → MSEPTAQAAAKRKLHMPDTWLVVFAIVAVMAALSWVIPSGSFDYQKVDVNGTMRNVAVAGSYHAIPKAQTKPTGFIGLFASLYQGCYEAADIIFVILACAATFGVMVKTGAFHAGIGKVMKKVGRREKLLIPILMVLFGLGGSVFGMLSEFYGFYPLIVGLGVAIGYDAMTGFAILALGEYVGFMAATLNPYSVAVAQSIAGVPLYSGVVYRAVCFAVFMGICIAYVMRYAAKVKRSPQSSVMYGEPCLHSFDRGELDQYDFTWRHGLILLDVLVTLAALMVGLTRWSWGYKELCGLFIVMSAAAALISGWNPNRYCAEMLAGAKSVLWGCILTGLAKSIVVIMKDAMIMDTIINALADLLKNAPSAISAQLMFVTQTIINFLVPSASGQAAVTMPIMAPLADALGVSRQVACLAYQFGDGLSNILWPTCGIVVICGLADIRYDLWLKWFAKLFAMLFLAQMIMIEIAVLMGW, encoded by the coding sequence ATGAGCGAACCAACCGCCCAAGCGGCGGCAAAAAGGAAACTGCACATGCCCGACACCTGGCTGGTCGTCTTCGCCATCGTCGCGGTCATGGCCGCGCTGTCCTGGGTGATTCCGTCGGGCAGCTTCGACTACCAGAAGGTCGACGTCAACGGCACGATGCGCAACGTCGCCGTCGCCGGATCGTACCACGCCATCCCCAAGGCGCAGACGAAGCCCACCGGCTTCATCGGCCTTTTCGCCTCGCTCTATCAGGGCTGCTACGAGGCCGCCGACATCATCTTCGTCATCCTCGCCTGCGCGGCCACGTTCGGCGTCATGGTCAAGACCGGCGCGTTCCACGCCGGCATCGGCAAGGTCATGAAAAAGGTCGGCCGCCGCGAAAAGCTGCTCATCCCCATTCTCATGGTCCTCTTCGGCCTGGGCGGCTCGGTCTTCGGCATGCTCAGCGAGTTTTACGGCTTCTACCCGCTGATCGTCGGCCTAGGCGTTGCCATCGGCTACGACGCGATGACGGGATTTGCCATCCTCGCCCTCGGCGAATACGTGGGTTTCATGGCCGCGACGCTGAATCCCTACTCGGTCGCCGTCGCCCAGTCCATCGCCGGCGTGCCGCTCTACTCCGGCGTCGTCTACCGCGCCGTCTGCTTCGCCGTGTTCATGGGGATCTGCATCGCCTACGTGATGCGCTACGCCGCGAAAGTGAAAAGATCGCCCCAGTCCTCGGTGATGTACGGCGAACCCTGCCTCCATTCCTTCGACCGCGGCGAACTCGACCAATACGACTTCACCTGGCGGCACGGGCTGATCCTGCTCGACGTGCTCGTCACGCTGGCCGCGCTGATGGTCGGCCTGACGCGATGGAGCTGGGGCTACAAAGAGCTCTGCGGCCTGTTCATCGTCATGTCGGCCGCGGCCGCGCTGATCTCCGGATGGAATCCCAACAGGTACTGCGCCGAAATGCTGGCGGGGGCAAAAAGCGTACTCTGGGGCTGCATCCTTACCGGACTGGCCAAAAGCATCGTCGTGATCATGAAGGACGCCATGATCATGGACACGATCATCAACGCGCTCGCCGATCTGCTCAAAAACGCGCCCTCGGCCATCTCCGCGCAGCTGATGTTCGTCACGCAGACGATCATCAACTTCCTCGTGCCGTCAGCCTCCGGACAGGCGGCCGTGACCATGCCGATCATGGCGCCGCTGGCCGACGCGCTGGGCGTCAGCCGCCAGGTAGCCTGCCTGGCCTATCAGTTCGGCGACGGGCTCTCCAACATCCTCTGGCCGACCTGCGGCATCGTCGTCATCTGCGGCCTCGCCGACATCCGTTACGACCTGTGGCTGAAATGGTTCGCCAAGCTCTTCGCCATGCTCTTTCTCGCGCAGATGATCATGATCGAGATCGCCGTGCTGATGGGCTGGTAA